In the Zingiber officinale cultivar Zhangliang chromosome 5A, Zo_v1.1, whole genome shotgun sequence genome, CTTCTCCCTTCCAACCAATCAGAATGTCAATCTTCTCCAACTAGACTTTTCTTCCGCTTCACTTGTTCTTGGATTAACTAGATTGGAACCCTTTAGGGACCTTCTCCAGCTTCTGCAGTTGGTGTCATCACACAACATATCCTAGTAAGAGCCATATTACTTAGATGAGTGGCCTTTGCTCTCCACTGAAACCAAGTTGGCATTAGCAAATGTTACAGCACTATGAAGATTCAAGGTTTCTTCTGCTTGGGTCCTCACTAAATTCTCACAAGATGCAGAACTACTTTACAGAAGAACAAACAAAAAATGATAAAAGAAACGACGACTTTATATTCTTCATGAATTATGTCTAGAGCGTTCACAATAAGTTCCTAGTTGTCATCCGCAAGAGAAATATTGCACAAAAAAGGCCATATCATTTCCATTGTGAACCCTCCCAGATCTTCTGCAGGAACAAACAACGAAGTCATCCATATCTCTAGACAATTTAGCTTTAAATGGCATATGTGTTACCAGAGAAGCATCGGTGTTCATTCTAGTTTCCAGGATCAGTATCGAAAAACTACCAACTAAAGGTTTGCCACGAGTTTATCACACAATCACTGTTGGTTTTATATGGGTTTTGCACCTTTGCCACATGTTTAATCGTAGAATATCCAGTTTAAAGTCATTCCATGGGTGTATTGAAAACAAATCGAGTAACTGAGTGAAAAAGAAAATAGATGGCTCAAGCCACAAAACGAATCCAGAATTTTTATAAACGTAGCCAAACAAATAGCTTTGTACCTACCTGTCACAGATAAGAGCACAGGTTCTCATGAGTGTATTGGAGCAACCATGGGTCTCTCCATATGAACTGATAATCAGCAATAGCATTGCCTTTCACTCACTGAGGTAGGTATTTCTTATTCACACATCAAAAATCCAGGGGCTCTCCAACACTTCAATTATGCTGTAACACCAGAACAATACCGTATATTGCAACATTCAGTTGGCAAAAAACATCAAAAATGCACAATAACAGTAATAGGCAACTTACTGGAAACCCTTCTGTCATCCCACACATACAACGGAACCCCATTAGAAAATTGTCAGACTTGAAGTTACATCAAAAATAACAGAAAACTATTCAATTGATAAAACCTGTACCCTTGTCCAAATCTATACTAAAAGATTGGATCTGAGCCATAGCTAAAGTGATCTGAGCTTGGTAGCATGTTGCAGCAAATATTCATAGTTCAAACCTAAATTGGTTTATAGAATTAAGAGAACGGAAATTTTATAGTTGAAAAAAAACAATCATTGCTACATACTAGAGCGCTTCAGCTGCCATAAAAAATATGGTGCATATAATGATATCCAATATTGCAGCATGTTTAGATATCATGGTGCTTATCATTGTGGCTCTTATGTAAATTTTGTTTGCAAGATATGCCCCTGCGGTAAGTTACAAAGTCAACCAACATATTTTGCAACAAGCTAGTTGGATAAATGGTGATAAGATATATCAGAAGTTAACAATTGAATTAAATAATCATAAAATGTTAACAGTATCAAGATCTGCCATCATTATTAGGCAAAAGAGATTTGGAAACAAACCTCTCAGATGGATCTTTCTCGGTAAGAATTCCAAAGGATACTGCTTATACCAGTCAGCTTATCATGAAGCTCAGGTGGCGAAAACTCTCAGGTATTCCATCCTTGGGACAGCTCAGTTCATTGGAATGGCAGACAAATAAGTATCACTTTACCTGTTGTTAAATACTTTAAGGATTAGAAAGAAACAAGAAGTTGTAGTTATTGAAAAATTCTGGTTAAGGTCAGTGCAAACGAGTCTATCAAGCCAAAGTAAAAGTGCATATGAACCAAATAAGTGTAAGATAAAAGAACCTAATTTTCTACCTAGTGACTGTATGCTCTTGATAGGCTTTTTTATCTCAAGCACATCTCAAGGTTTCAATTGGTGTATAAATATTCATTTGCCTATTAAGATTCAGAATGCACAAGCTGTTAAAGCTTTATTATAATACTAATAAGTCGCAGCATACAGATTTCTTGTAATACTATTTTTAGATTTGATTACTAAAGTCGCTAGCATATTCTGTCTGAGCTTCCTGGTGGAGAGGTACATAAAAGGGAAAAACATCTATGGGTTTACAGTGTCTTGCAAGTACAACATGGATGAATAAAACTAACATTTTCAGATCAACATGATAAGTAACTGTAATGAAGAATAATGTATCGTACCACTCAAGATGAATAAATTAACCACGCCCAAAATGTGAAGGTTGGAGTTCCCTTAATCGTTGAACAACTTGCTTCATTGAGGGCCTAATAGAAAGTGAATCGACAGTACACTTGATACCCAAGTGCAAGGTTTCCACCAAATCATCATGGGGAGCCACATCCCAGAGCCCATCGGTGAAGAACTCACGGGCCCGGCCTTTTTGCAATAACATGGATGCCCAAGTTACAATATTGAAACCATTCCCATATGGAGAGAAGGAAGGATCCAGTGCTTTCTTATCTGAAATTAGCTCCAAGAGCACCACACCGTAGCTATATACGTCTGCTTTATCAGAAACACGACATGTCATGGCATATTCAGGAGCAACATACCCAAAAGTTCCAGCCACACCAGTAGTTGCATGGGTCTCAGAATTTCCTAGAAGCCTTGCCAATCCAAAATCTGAAAGATAAGCATTAAATTCATTGTCCAACAATATATTGCTTGGTTTAACATCCCGATGAAGGATACGGGGCACGCATTGGTCATGTAAATAATTAAGAGCATTGGCAATGTCTAAAGCAATCTTGTGAAGCATTCTCCAATTTACAGGTCTGCTCGACCTTTCTTGTATAAATCTCTCCAAATTACCACCTGGAAGGTAATTGTAAATCAGAAACATCTCAGAGTCACTAAGATGGTAACCTATTAGCGTCACAAGATTAGAATGTCGCAATCTTCCAAGAGTCTTTATCTCTGCGTGGAATTGTTGAACACCTTGAAATCTTCCTACTGCGAGTCTCTTGATAGCCACTAGAACCCCTGGTGAAATCTCAGCCTTGTATGTGGCCCCAAAACCTCCACTTCCAATGCAGTTACTTGCATTAAAACCACCAGTTGCTCGTGCAACACTCTCGTAAGTCAATGGAACCCCAATCTCAACAAAGACAGTCACTTCCTTTCTCCCAGAAGACCTAACAGAGGACCTAGCCCTTGGAGCGCACTTTCTTGTGTAAATATACAGGACAATCAGAGCTAAGAGGACTGAAACTATGGCTGCTGCTGATGCAATTGAGGCAATTTCAATAGAACTAAAGCCATTGTTGCCTCTGGTATCATTGGATGAGCTTGCTGACACTGAGTCCATATATGACTGTGGACTCTGGCTACTTCTTTGCATATCAGATGAAGGAGCAGAGAGAGAATATGCAGGACAAGATTGCAGCAAAGGGTTTCCAAAGACACTATCACATTTCAGTGTACTGGCATTAAGAGGCCATGATGCAGACAAATTATTGAAAGAAACATTGAATTTCGAAAGTGACGCAAAGTTGGCAAAAGCTGAAGGAATTGCCCCAGAAAGCTTGTTGTTATTAAGTAACAGGGCAGTGAGATTTCTCAACTTCACAAAAACAGTAGGAATATAACCAGCAAGGGAATTTGAAGACAGATCCAAAACCTGAAGATCTTGCAATTTAATTATGTCAGGAGGAATGTGACCACTGAAATTGTTACCGGCCAACGAGAGATACTTTAACCTTTTTAACTGTGTGATTCCTGCAGGTATCTCACCCTGTAGTTGATTCCAACTCAAATTCAGACAAACAAGATTACTTAACAACCCAAAATTTGCAGGAATGGTTCCCGATATCTGATTACTAGCAACATCCAACACCACAAGAGACCGGCATGTCATGCCTGCTTCTGACGTAAATCTTCCAGATATCATATTattgctcaagtcaatcaccaaaTGACTCACCCTGCTGCACTTCTCCAATATAATAGCATTCAGTGATCCAAAAAGATGATTCCCATTAGCAAGAAATACATAGACAGTATTGTTCTGGAACCTACCGGTGGCCAATGGTAAAGAAGACAAAGTGCCTGTAAAATTATTCTTTGCAAAATTGTGATATATAATCAATTCGCCACCAGGTTCAGCAAGAGGCCATTTCAGACCTTTAAGACAGTTGTAAGcaaataatgaaatataaaaaGAGGACAATTCATCTGGTGTGACCTTAGATGAAGGGCATTCTGTGTTGGTAAACCTAGGGATGGAGGAAGACAACTGATTCACACTGACATCAAAGACATCCATGCATGGCACGGGAAGTTCATCATCAAGCCAACCAGTCAAACTGTTTGAACTCAAATTTAGAAATCTAAGCCTTTTGCATTGGGCAAATGCCTGTGGTATATGTCCTTGAAATTGATTCTGGCATAAATTAACCATCTCAAGATTCTCACAGAGTCCCCAATTCTTAGGAATTGTCCCTTCAAATGTTGCTCTTGGAGCCCAAAGCACCCTAAGCTTTGGTAGAGCTGTGATATTTTCAGCCAGTCTTCCTTGAAAACAATTGAATTCATCAATATCAACAGAGCCCGTGGCTTCCTCATCTGGCATCAGATCATATTGATTCAGAAGAATAATGACAGACAATTCTAAGCAGTTTCCTAACTCAGCAGGTACATTTCCACTCAGACTGTTCCTTGAGACGTCCAAAACCTGAAGCTTTTTCAGTCGCCCAAGATCAGGAGGTATAAAACCCTCAAGAAGGTTGGAAAACAGCATTAGAACTAGCAGCTCAGAACAATTTCCTAAATTGGAGGGAATGCCTTCCGTAAACAAGTTTCCGGACAAGTCCAGAATTTGCAGACTCCGGCACCCATATCCTAGCTCAACAGGAATCGGACCACTAAGCCGATTAAAAGAAAGATAGAGCTCTCTAAGCTTGGAGAAATCACCAAGAAATTTCGGGATTGTTCCGTTGACTTGGTTGCCGGATAGGTCTAGGACTTCTAAATCCGCGCATCTCGAGAGGGAAGAAGGGATCTGACCTTTGACCAAATTGGAAGCCAAATTTAGCACGCGCAACTGGCGGGGGAACCGTGAGGGTAAACCACCGGAAAGCGAGTTACCCTCAAGATCAAGCACTTCCAGCCTCTTCAATTCCCAGAGAACACCCGGAATCTCGCCATGAAAGTCATGAAACGGAAACGACAGCACCCTGAGCTCTGACAGATTCCGCAGGACCAAGCTAAGTGTCCCAACCATCCTACGGCCGAGATCGCCGCAGCTGCGACGGTAGAGGCCGGACCGGGAGCAGGGGAGCTTAGAGGAGCTGCCTTTCGCAGATATATTAAGGGAGACGACCCGTGACCGTCCATCGCACGCGACGCCAGGCCAAGAGCAGTGGTTGGCCTCGGAGCCCCATGCCCCGAGCAACCTAGCGGGGTCGGAAGTAACGAAGCTCTTGAACTGCAGCAAGGCGGACCTCTCCACCCCGCGAGGACCCGCCTCCGTACCGCTTCGCTCCGCGGAAGAGGAGATCGCTACCAAGAGGAGGAATAGGAGCGAGGATACAAGTATTGCAGCGTGGGATCTCCGGCGTCTCATCGGTTTTGCCCTCTGTGAccttagagagagagagagagagatcgggGTCTCTCACGGCCCTAGCCCTAATCTTCACATGGAAGGAGGAGAGTGCGGAGGAGccggacgacgacgacgacgacgagggcAGGAAATAATAATATTGTACAAATTTGAGGGTTTTCTTTTAAAAACGCTGGAAAAGGCAGAGAAATGTAGAAGACAGACAGTGTCATTTTCCCTTTTATCCCTTTAAACTATTTACCGTAAAAAACGCTTCTTCGTAAGGATCTGCTGTGCGAGCCATGCCACAAAACAGCGTCGAGTAACGtggaaacattttaaaaatacgTGGGGCCTCTAAACCTTGACGTGGCAAGCACTCCTTTGTGGATGATGAAGCTGGCCGTTGGGATGGTACTGGAGGAGGAGCGGTCCATGATCATCTCCTTCCTTGCTAAAGCAtgcaaatcaatttaaaatttggcACACACATTTGAGAATTCAAATAAGGAAACGTAGCTATTGCAAAATTAAGGGTGTAATTTAGTTAAACtgttgaatatttaaatttaatttatttataattgagctcgaattttatttaataaatatatttatgattcacaaacatatttaattttcattAAGCATAAacgaatttaataaatataaattataaatatttattaaaaattaaattatatatgtaaagaaaaatataatattcttattaaaatttataattttattataataaataaatttaatatatttatctatatatttcataattaaaatgtaaaatctataaattcaatatcaaaattataatttttttatttaaaaatcgaTTCATGAGCTTAATAAACATGTTGACGAATTAACGAgttgaatattgtgaagcttgagcttgatttatttatcttaacaagACTCATTAAATGAACTCAAACAAACTtctatcgaatcgagtttcgaatagttCATGAgggatttgattcatttacacccctaaaaTAAATCTTCAATTTATTGATTCATGGGAGAAATGGCATTGCATTAGTAATAAAGATTAACAGCCACAAAGGGCTAATATcaaatcttttaacttaatttaGCTGATATTTATTGTATTGTTAACTTCTGAAACTGAAGAGAGAACTACTATCATGAAAACTCAAGCCAAATTAGAAGGCTATTTGGTGATAAATGAAGGGTACTGATCTTGGCACATGGATATATATACTGCTTTCTATATGCATTTCACATCCACTGAGAGTGACCAAATAATGCAATGATCATCAGTGTACAATGTTGTTGTTAGATTGTATTGTTGTTTGCTACAGTTTGATTTGATGGTTAACATAATTCTTACCATGATCACCAGCTACTACAGTTTACAATTTTTTCAGTTGGTATGTCTATTACTTCAAACTTCATTTAGCAAACTTTAAAACTTAATAGAttctaataataataaataattattattattatattattaataatCTTGGTCCACACGACTGCTGACCTTTCTTCTGACAGATATAGAATAGCAGGGGACAATCCAGTTGAAAGAGGCCGAGGCCTAACTTTTCGCCGTCGGCTATCAGCCACTACTACCGTCGCCGCCACCAATAGAGCAGAATTAATTGGCTCCAGATGATGATGACACCCTCTATCCATTTCCAGCGTCGGTGCTGCTGAAAGAATTGCTTATGTCATGAACATTTTCTTATTGTttggttttttttgttttttgtttttatttttaaatttattttgatcgAACTTAAGTTGAACATTATTTATAGTTAttcaataataaaagaaatattaaataaataagtttaagcaCTTGAATAAAttctataaatatatattatagaaatttataaatatttgcagtttaaaattatttataatatattaaaagtaaaaaataataatatatgagAAATAAACTCGATTTGTTAATAAACTTAACGCATGCAATTAAACACATTTAAGATGACTTAAAGATGATGACCATCTTACTTAGCTGATTCAGTACTAATCACTAATTACTGATCAATAATCACTAAACTCGATTTGTTTAGGCCGACTATGAACTTACTTAAAAGATTCCAGAAGATTTCACTAATCACTTCTCAACTGATAAATTCTACATACATCCTGGCCTCAACCTTAAACTCTCGCTCCCAAGTTTCATCAGCGCTTGACCTATTGATGATGCTCTTCCAAGATGACCAAGAACCTAGTTAGTCATGGTTTACATCCAGAAGCTTGAGGTCATGTAGAAGATGGCCAACTCTATTACATGCTCTATTTAGGGataggaaaaaaatattaaaattttcg is a window encoding:
- the LOC121982495 gene encoding LRR receptor-like serine/threonine-protein kinase RPK2, whose product is MRRRRSHAAILVSSLLFLLLVAISSSAERSGTEAGPRGVERSALLQFKSFVTSDPARLLGAWGSEANHCSWPGVACDGRSRVVSLNISAKGSSSKLPCSRSGLYRRSCGDLGRRMVGTLSLVLRNLSELRVLSFPFHDFHGEIPGVLWELKRLEVLDLEGNSLSGGLPSRFPRQLRVLNLASNLVKGQIPSSLSRCADLEVLDLSGNQVNGTIPKFLGDFSKLRELYLSFNRLSGPIPVELGYGCRSLQILDLSGNLFTEGIPSNLGNCSELLVLMLFSNLLEGFIPPDLGRLKKLQVLDVSRNSLSGNVPAELGNCLELSVIILLNQYDLMPDEEATGSVDIDEFNCFQGRLAENITALPKLRVLWAPRATFEGTIPKNWGLCENLEMVNLCQNQFQGHIPQAFAQCKRLRFLNLSSNSLTGWLDDELPVPCMDVFDVSVNQLSSSIPRFTNTECPSSKVTPDELSSFYISLFAYNCLKGLKWPLAEPGGELIIYHNFAKNNFTGTLSSLPLATGRFQNNTVYVFLANGNHLFGSLNAIILEKCSRVSHLVIDLSNNMISGRFTSEAGMTCRSLVVLDVASNQISGTIPANFGLLSNLVCLNLSWNQLQGEIPAGITQLKRLKYLSLAGNNFSGHIPPDIIKLQDLQVLDLSSNSLAGYIPTVFVKLRNLTALLLNNNKLSGAIPSAFANFASLSKFNVSFNNLSASWPLNASTLKCDSVFGNPLLQSCPAYSLSAPSSDMQRSSQSPQSYMDSVSASSSNDTRGNNGFSSIEIASIASAAAIVSVLLALIVLYIYTRKCAPRARSSVRSSGRKEVTVFVEIGVPLTYESVARATGGFNASNCIGSGGFGATYKAEISPGVLVAIKRLAVGRFQGVQQFHAEIKTLGRLRHSNLVTLIGYHLSDSEMFLIYNYLPGGNLERFIQERSSRPVNWRMLHKIALDIANALNYLHDQCVPRILHRDVKPSNILLDNEFNAYLSDFGLARLLGNSETHATTGVAGTFGYVAPEYAMTCRVSDKADVYSYGVVLLELISDKKALDPSFSPYGNGFNIVTWASMLLQKGRAREFFTDGLWDVAPHDDLVETLHLGIKCTVDSLSIRPSMKQVVQRLRELQPSHFGRG